A region of Cryptococcus decagattii chromosome 3, complete sequence DNA encodes the following proteins:
- a CDS encoding pre-mRNA-splicing ATP-dependent RNA helicase PRP28, producing MTGPLSVEDILAKQKAEKEAAAKPKFLSKAERQKIALEKRQSEIREHQEREEAERRQREEFDRAAEEERRRHEQQKYGYNAGPSGRNDRDGYARDGYGRDNRRNFGDRRNGPGPVIPSGPRGAALPAGPRSMQNGNGGGLPYGGSVLDSPNQLPSTPATGSASPAPASSVASGDAVPPSQAELEALRARYLGKRTDGKKPRLRKAQDKKIIFDWNEQDDTSAADQSSWTREVRELVPGGTMFGGRLAGMDGAKKNDARTDNHADPLERRRAVKGKDDDRHWSDKPLDEMKERDWRIFREDFSIVARGGGIPYPLRNWRESAIPSQILDIIEEIGYKEPSPIQRQAIPIGMQNRDLIGIAKTGSGKTAAFVIPMLDYIGHLPPLNDDNRHLGPYALILAPTRELAQQIEAETRKFAIPLGYKCVSIVGGRSVEEQQFALRDGAEIIIATPGRLKDMVDKSILVMSQCRYVVMDEADRMVDLGFEVDLNFILDSMPATFVKPDDAVALQATTEGDWQGWRVTTLFSATMPPAVERLARKYLIKPATVVIGNAGEAVDTVEQRVEFVHGDEKKKARLIEILRTIGLPPPMIVFVNQKKTADMVVKYVQQAGMSGVTLHSGKSQEQREAALQALRDGEISVLVATDLAGRGIDVPDVSLVINWQMSDTIEKYVHRIGRTGRAGKTGVAITFLTNDDDEVMYDLRIEVEKSKMSKMNPELARHEAARTRVTREMKRKRGDEEE from the exons ATGACAGGGCCGCTTTCAGTTGAAGATATTTTGGCAAAGCAAAAGGCCGAAAAAGAAGCTGCTGCCAAG CCCAAGTTTCTAAGCAAAGCAGAGCGACAAAAGATTGCTCTGGAAAAGCGTCAATCTGAGATCCGCGAGCATCAAGAACGGGAAGAAGCTGAGCGTCGCCAGCGAGAAGAATTTGATCGTGCTgccgaagaggagaggCGACGCCATGAACAACAGAAATATGGCTACAACGCCGGGCCCAGTGGGAGGAATGATCGAGATGGATATGCAAGGGATGGTTATGGTCGTGATAATAGGAGAAATTTTGGAGACCGCCGAAATGGACCTGGACCTGTTATCCCTTCTGGGCCTCGCGGTGCAGCCCTTCCTGCGGGACCAAGGAGTATGCAAAACGGAAACGGTGGCGGCCTTCCTTACGGCGGCTCTGTGCTAGATTCACCCAATCAATTGCCCTCTACACCTGCTACTGGTTCCGCTTCGCCTGCGCCTGCTTCCTCTGTGGCGTCGGGAGACGCAGTTCCCCCTTCTCAGGCAGAACTTGAAGCTCTTCGTGCTCGTTATCTCGGAAAAAGGACAGATGGGAAGAAGCCGCGTCTGAGAAAGGCTCAAGACAAGAAAATTATTTTTGATTGGAATGAGCAGGATGATACGAGTGCTGCAGATCAGAGTTCATGGACCAGGGAAGTGCGAGAGTTGGTCCCGGGAGGCACAATGTTTGGTGGACGTTTAGCAGGGATGGACGGAGCCAAGAAGAATGACGCTCGGACTGATAA CCACGCAGACCCACTTGAACGTCGACGTGCCgtcaagggcaaggatGATGATCGCCACTGGTCTGACAAGCCCCTGGACGAGATGAAGGAACGAGACTGGCGTATCTTCCGTGAAGACTTTAGTATCGTTGCAAGAGGTGGTGGAATCCCTTATCCTCTAAGGAACTGGAGAGAATCGGCCATTCCAAGTCAAATTTTGGATATCATCGAAGAGATCGGTTACAAGGAGCCCAGTCCTATTCAAAGGCAAGCAATCCCTATCGGAATGCAAAATCGCGACCTGATCGGTATCGCCAAAACTG GTTCCGGTAAGACCGCCGCTTTCGTGATCCCTATGCTCGATTACATCGGtcatcttccccctctTAACGACGATAATCGCCATCTTGGCCCTTATGCCCTTATCCTGGCACCTACGCGAGAACTTGCTCAACAAATAGAGGCTGAAACTCGAAAATTTGCCATTCCTCTGGGATACAAGTGTGTTTCAATCGTCGGTGGTCGATCCGTCGAAGAACAACAATTTGCTCTGCGTGATGGCGCCGAAATCATCATTGCTACCCCAGGCCGACTGAAGGATATGGTCGACAAGAGCATACTTGTTATGAGCCAATGTAGATACGTCGTTATGGACGAAGCTGACCGCATGGTTGACCTTGGTTTCGAGGTCGACCTCAACTTCATTCTTGACTCGATGCCCGCTACGTTTGTCAAGCCCGACGATGCGGTTGCACTCCAAGCGACAACTGAAGGCGATTGGCAAGGATGGCGAGTTACCACCCTTTTCTCTGCCACAATGCCTCCAGCTGTTGAGCGTCTTGCGCGAAAGTATTTGATCAAGCCTGCGACTGTCGTTATCGGTAATGCCGGTGAAGCTGTTGATACTGTTGAACAGAGGGTCGAGTTTGTGCACGGTGAcgagaaaaagaaagctAGGCTCATTGAAATCCTCCGTACTATCGGCTTGCCCCCTCCTATGATTGTCTTTGTCaatcagaagaagacggcAGATATGGTGGTCAAGTACGTTCAGCAAGCAGGGATGTCAGGTGTCACCCTCCATTCCGGCAAGTCTCAAGAACAACGAGAAGCTGCGCTTCAAGCTTTGCGTGATGGCGAAATCTCTGTTCTAGTCGCTACCGATCTTGCTGGTCGAGGTATTGATGTCCCTGACGTCTCACTAGTCATCAACTGGCAGATGAGCGACACTATTGAAAAGTATGTACATCGTATTGGTCGTACGGGTCGTGCCGGTAAGACAGGTGTGGCGATCACGTTCTTGAcgaatgatgatgacgaggtTATGTACGACTTGAGGAtagaggtggagaagagtaAGATGAGCAAGATGAATCCGGAATTGGCGCGGCATGAAGCTGCGAGGACGAGGGTGACTagggagatgaag AGAAAgagaggtgatgaagaagagtga
- a CDS encoding ribulose-phosphate 3-epimerase, whose product MSKAIISPSVLASDLSDLSNECRRMMANGCDWLHMDVMDGHFVPNITMGAPILEHVYKNVPNIFMDCHMMVSNPAQWVPEVAKAGGKLYTFHYEATEEPEKVIELVHSHKMLAGLAISPETPASAVTDSLGKAADLLLVMTVRPGRGGQKFMPECLEKVKELRERFPGKNIQVDGGVGSGNACQCAQAGSNVLVAGTAIFGAKDPKQTIQEMRAAVDDVIAQQK is encoded by the exons ATGAGCAAAGCTATCATCTCTCCCTCCGTTCTTGCC AGCGATTTGTCTGACCTCAGCAACGAGTGTCGACGAATGATGGCCAATGGATGTGACTGGCTCCACATGG ACGTCATGGATGGCCACTTTGTCCCCAACATCACCATGGGCGCGCCCATTCTTGAACACGTCTACAAGAATGTCCCCAACATCTTTATGGACTGCCACATGATGGTTTCCAACCCTGCTCAATGGGTTCCTGAAGTTGCCAAGGCAGGTGGAAAACTCTATACTTTCCACTATGAAGCTACCG AGGAGCCCGAAAAAGTCATCGAGCTTGTCCACTCACATAAGATGCTTGCTGGCCTTGCTATTTCCCCTGAAACCCCAGCTAGTGCTGTCACCGACTCCCTCGGCAAGGCTGCTGATCTCTTGCTTGTTATGACTGTCCGCCCCGGCCGAGGTGGTCAAAAGTTTATGCCTGAATGTCTTGAAAAAGTAAAGGAATTGAGGGAGAGATTCCCTGGGAAGAACATCCAGGTCGATGGTGGTGTTGGATCTGGCAATGCCTGTCAATGCGCCCAAGCCG GCTCCAACGTCCTTGTCGCCGGTACTGCCATCTTTGGCGCCAAAGACCCCAAGCAGACTATCCAGGAAATGCGCGCCGCTGTGGATGATGTTATTGCTCAGCAAAAGTAA